A segment of the Bacillus pseudomycoides genome:
CAGCAATTTGTACAGATTTATATTGCTTTAACCGGTAGACAACCTCAGCCGAAAATCACTGAACAATGTCCAGGTTCTTATGCAAATGGATTAGAATTCGCACTACAAGATGAGCAACGAACAGTTGATTTTTACTTACAAATTGCAGATAATAGCACAAATCAATATACTAAAGAAGTATTCCGTAGAGCGGCAGCAGATGAACAAAATCACGCCGTTTGGTTTCTATATTATCTTTTTAAAACAAACAGATAAGATGAAACGAATCAAGGCTTATCCCAACATTTTGTTAACCCTTGTTATCGTTAATACTAACTATAAAAAAGGATACATGCGCCCTTATATCAAACATTGTATCCTTTCTTTTATTTATCTGGATACGAGTCTTCACTCACTTCGTATCTTTGTAAAAATTCTTTTAACGCTTCTTCTACAATTCGTGATTTATGAATTCCTTTTGTAACAGAGACAACATCTAAATGTTCTAAAACTTCTGTACATATAGAGAAAGTACGTTTCTTCTTTTCTGTATTACTCTTTGCTGTTGAAAGAATACAACCTTCTCTTTTTCTTAACAATTCATAAATATTTTGTAATTGTTCATAAATCAATACCTGATAATCTGTTTTTATATATTGAAGTGCAGTAGCTTCTTGAAGATATAAATGACGCGGTTCTTCTCCCTCTCCAATGAATATTCGTTTCTTCAGTTCGCTATCGTATTCATATCCAAGCACCCTTAACTTTTTTGACAATGCATATGGGCTCATGTCGAGGCGTTTCGCAATAATAGCAAGTGGTTCCCGTTTGTTTAAGCGATCTATAATTTCTCCAACTGTCACTTTCTTCCCCTTCTCTCTGAGCACTCATAGTTGAAATATAGCCTACATGTTATGATACAATAATTTCTTAACAGTATATGCAAAATAGTACATCCGTGCGATACATACCATTAGAGAAAAGGAGGTTTTTTTATATGCTTTTTCGTAGCCACACTCCACCGTTTTACAACGAATTAAAGAATCCAATTTCAACTAGCGTCGCTACGATAGAAAGCGTTACGATCAACAACCGTAAACAATCTCTACTTATTCGTGGTCAAGACGTAAATCAACCTATTTTATTATGCTGTCACGGTGGCCCTGGTATGGCACAAATTGGATTCATTCGTCATTTTCAAAAAGACTTAGAAAAACACTTTATTGTTGTCAATTGGGATCAAAGAGGAGCGGGAAAATCCTTTTCTTGGCGAGATATAAAAGCACCATTTACAATTGAACAATTTGTTTCCGATGCATTCGAAGTAATAAAACATCTTCTTTCTCGCTTCAAAAAGCAGAAACTATTTCTCGCTGGACATTCTTGGGGAAGTATTATCGGTTTACAAATTGCAAATAAATATCCAGACTATATCGAAGCTTATATTGGTATAGGTCAGATTGTACATATGAAACAAAATGAAGAATTGCTCTATCAACATTTAATTCACTCTGCAAAAAACCATGGGCATGAGCGTGCATTGACCTCTCTAACAAAGCTTGGAAAGCCTCCCTTTCTAGATATGCGGCGTCTTATCATTCAAAGAAAGTGGCTTGGTACGTTTGGAGGAGCAGTTCAAAATGGAACTTCCTTTTCTTTCATTCGAAAAGGGTTATTTTCTTCAGAATATACATGGTTAGATTGGGTGAGATTTCTCGCAGGAAATATGAAATCTGGGACATTATGGAAGGAAATGCTCACAGTAGATTTCTTTTCCACAATCTCAAAGCTTTCCGTACCTGTCTATTTCTGTTCTGGTCGTTTCGATTACCAAACACCTTATGCACTCGTTCAACAATATTGCGATACAATTCAAGCACCCATCAAAAAAATGATCTGGTTCCCAAGTTCTGCTCATTCACCAAACTTAGAAGAACCGGAACTGTTTGCAAAATCTATATGCTCTATCAAACAAGAGTTATCTTTTCAACATAGGTAACAATCGTTATACCTTTTACATTTCATAGAAAACATTTTATAATTACATGTCGCAACATTACTCTGTTAGTACCTATAGCTATTCAGAATCAGTTGCGGAAATAGAAAAAACAGGGAGATTACATTTATTATGAACGCTGTGCTCGTCGCAGTAGCAGTCATGTTACTGCTTAGTTTATTACGTGTCCAAGTAATTGTTGCTATTATCATCGGCGCCTTAACAGGTGGACTGATTGGCGGACTTGGGATTTCAGAAACAATCCATACTTTTACCACAGGTCTTGGAAGCAGTGCTCCAATCGCTTTAAGTTACGCCATGCTCGGAGGATTCGCTATTTCGCTTTCCAAAACAGGGCTTCCCGACGCTATGATTCATACTGCACTGAATGTAATTGGTAACGAAAAAGACACGAAAAAGCAAACATATTCCAAAGTATTCATTTTATTTATCATTTTAGCAATGGCTTGTTTTTCACAAAATGTTATACCGGTTCATATTGCTTTTATCCCTATTTTAATTCCAGCGCTTTTAACAGTTTTAAATGAATTAAAAGTGGATCGTCGGCTTGTTACATGTCTCATTACATTCGGATTAATTACTCCTTACATGTGGATCCCAGCTGGATTTGGAAAAATTTATCACGATGTATTACAAACAAATGCACAGCAAAGCGGACTTACATTTGATGTAACTCTTATTCCAAAAGCGATGACAATTCCAGCAATAGGTATGATTATCGGGCTATTTGTCGCTGTGTTCATTACGTATCGTAAACCACGTACCTATCCTACCGAACCGATTCACTCTTCAACTGATGAAATAGCTCCTTACACAAAAAGAAGCATTACGTTTGGATTGTTATCTATTATTGCAACATTAAGTGTACAATTAGCAACAGAATCAATGATTTTTGGTGCATTAGCAGGGATTATTGTATTGTCCATTAGTGGGAGTCTCCCGCTCAAAGAAGCTGATGCTATTTTAACAAGCGGTATGCGTATGATGTCATTTATCGGTTTCGTTATGATTTCTGCAGCTGGATTCGGAGCAGTTCTTCGAAAAACAGGGCATGTGGAATCACTCGTTCAAACAAGTGCTGATTTAATCGGGAACAGTAAGCCACTTGCTGCATTTCTTATGCTTGTTATCGGTCTACTCGTTACAATGGGAATCGGTTCTTCCTTTTCCACCATTCCGATTTTAACAACAATTTTCGTTCCACTATGTATCCAGCTTGGCTTTAGCCCAATGGCAACCATTGCTATTATCGGTACAGCTGGTGCATTAGGTGACGCTGGTTCTCCAGCATCTGATAGTACACTAGGACCTACTTCAGGTTTAAATGCAGATGGCAGGCATCATCATATATGGGATACATGTGTCCCAACCTTTCTTCACTACAATATTCCGCTACTTATATTTGGCTTTATTGCTGCCATAACATTATAAAAAAAGGTGCGTTTCACTTGGACGCACCTTTTACTTTGTCGATTCTCGTTCAATTAATAGAAACTCTTCTTGCTGCACTTCTTCAAGTTTTACTTGTTTCTTTTTTATTTTCCCTACCAATTTTTGTACAGCTACCACTCCTTGCCTTTCAAAGGAACTTCCAACCGTTGTTAAAGATGGCGTAACCCATTCACCTTGTAAACTTCCTTTAAAACCAACGACCTGCAAATGCTCCGGTATACGAATACTAAGATAACTCGCTGCACGAATGGCTGCAATCGCAACAGTATCACTAGAAGCTACAATGCCGTCAATATACGGATATTTTCGCAATAATTCGATAATTCGTTTTTCTTCAGGCCTCTCTACTTTTTCTTCCCGATAAGCAAGACCTGTTTCCCAAACCCCATCTAAAAATCCAGATACATGTTCTTCCATTGTCTCATCTTCTACCTCTTCTCCAATATAAGCAAGAAAATGACAACCTTTTTCTTTTAGCAAAACAACTGCCTTTCTAGCACTTTCATAATATGTAGAAAGCGCTTCCGCTTCATCAAGTACAACAAACGGAATAGAAATATTATCTAGTTGCTTATATATGTCGTTTGTCATAATCACACCAGCAATATTATTTTGCATCAGTATATCTATATAGCCACTCTTATTTTCTATGTTACAAATAACAAGTTGATATCCTTCTTTGTATGCAGCTTCTTCTACTGAACGAAGCAACGTTATATAGGATGGATCTTCTAAATTCGATACTAATATCGCGATCATTGTCGAAGATTTTTTAAATAACGCCTTTGCTACAGCATTAGGTTTATACTGCAACTCTTCAATTGCCTGTTTTACTTGTTTTACTGTATCTTCATGAACATACCCTTTTTCATTAATAACTCGTGAAACGGTTGCGACTGAAACACCAGCCAATTTTGCAACATCACGTATGGTTGCCACATCGTCACCCCTTAATATGGTAATAGCTTACAATTTAAACCTAAAACAAAGTAGGTCATTCGTCAAGGTTATTGTTTTATATTTCTGAAAATTGTTACAGGAAATACTGATTACCATTTCAATTTCAAGATATATAAAGGATGGTTTTATATATTCACTTTTTCTAGCTGAATTTCATGTAAAATCGCAATATTATCATATCCAACAAGTGGAATTTCCCGTTTTATCTTTCTCGCTTCCTTGACCGCATCTACATATAAATTGGTCATCATAAAGCCACGTTTCTGATAGAAGCGAAGTGCATTCGTATTATCATTTGTTGTAATGAGCCACACCTTTTTACAATATTGTTTTTTTGCCATACCAATTACATATTCTACAAGTTTCGTTCCAATTCCCTTCTTCTCCTTAAAGCTATCTAATGAAACAATTTCACAATTATTTTCTTTTATTTCATATGTAATAATCCCTATTATTCTGTTATTTTCGATTGCAATAAAGCCCGGTAATTGATCTAATTGGTGTGTTCTTCCACGCGAAACCATCAGCGTGCTGCCCCAATTTTCACGCATAAACAGTGCAATTGTTTCTCTCATTTTCGCTGTAATTTTTTGTATTTGAATCATGTCCCACTATCTCCCTTTTCACATCATTATGATACAATATAAGTGTATCATATGTAGAGATATTTGGAGGATGAGGTAAGGTATGAAACGTTTTTTCACAGCATTGCTAACCATAGTAGGAGCATTAATTGGTATCGGTATTTTCTTTACCAATAAAGTAATGTACTTAAAGAAAAAAACAGAAGAAGAAATTTTAGAGCGTGAAACGAAAAAGCATTTTCGCTTAGAAGATTTTAACGCCATTCCAAAAGAAGAGATTCGTATTCCATCTCAATTTAAATATGACATTCACGGCTATTACATTTCTGCAGGCAATTCTAATAAATTTATGATTTTTTGCCACGGCGTAACCGTAAATAAAATAAACTCTGTCAAATATGCAAATTTATTTTTAAACAGAGGATACAACGTATTTATTTATGATCACCGTCGCCATGGTAAAACAGGTGGTAAAACGACAAGTTATGGCTATTATGAAAAATATGACTTAAAGACAGTAGTTGATTGGCTAAAGGAGCGTTTTGGAACAAATATTACACTTGGCATTCATGGAGAATCGATGGGAGCTGCGACACTCCTTCAATATGCAGGAATGGTGGAAGATGGCGCTGATTTTTATATTGCGGATTGCCCATTCTCTGACTTTTATGGACAGTTACAACATCGCTTAAAAGTCGAATTCCATTTACCAAAATGGCCGCTACTACCATTAGCAAACGCCTTTTTAAAAGTAAGGGACGGTTATACAATACGCGAAGTTTCTCCGATTGATTGTGTAAAAAACATAAATAATCCAACCCTTTTTATTCATAGTAAAGATGATGATTATATTTTATGTGATATGACAAGAGCACTTTATGAAGCGAAAGAAATTAATAAACAACTCTTTATTGCAGAACACGGTGCACACGCTTGCTCTTATAATGAAAACAAGCAAGAGTATGAAGCTGCCGTAGATCAATTTTTAAAAACATATGTGAAAGAAACAAAAAACAGGCTTGCATAAGCCTGTTTTTTCACGTTATTGCGCTAACACATCTGTAACTTGTTCCATATTTTCAGAAATCCATTTTACCGCTTCATCAAGCGTTTGAAATTCGGTCGTTTGAAAAGTAACTTCGTCTTGAAGAAGCCACACATCTTTTGGTTCTTGTCCCACACCAGCAATCGACCAATGCAGTAAACTATATGGATGATTATCATTTAAAAACGATGCCCACGTGCGCTCATTTGCAACATTTTGCAGTGTACGTAATTGTTTATTCATGTTTCGTCACCTTACTATATGTCAATTATAAACGTTATTATAACATTCTCTTCTTCTACATACAAAGTACTGTTTTTTTATTGTCAAGCGCTTTCTGTGATTATATGATGAACATAAGCGTTTTGGAAGGAGGGATACTGTTGACTAAAGTACAAATTAAAGTGAATGATAATGGCTCGTTTCGCATTACAGGGGATGTGGAACTAATCGACTCACAAGGGAATGCATTCCCGGCAAAACCTGCATTTTCTTTATGTCGCTGTGGGTTATCAAAAAATATGCCTTATTGCGATGCTTCGCATAAAGGAAAATTCGAATCTGTCGTTCGAGCACCAAAGGAATAATAATATAAGAAGCATGCACAATGATTTGTGCATGCTTCTTATAAATGTCCT
Coding sequences within it:
- a CDS encoding ferritin-like domain-containing protein; amino-acid sequence: MYSYSNNYNFIYRQDENLIGNIEKAINGEYSAINCYAKLANLASRDNERNQILEIRQDEIKHFQQFVQIYIALTGRQPQPKITEQCPGSYANGLEFALQDEQRTVDFYLQIADNSTNQYTKEVFRRAAADEQNHAVWFLYYLFKTNR
- a CDS encoding ribbon-helix-helix domain-containing protein yields the protein MTVGEIIDRLNKREPLAIIAKRLDMSPYALSKKLRVLGYEYDSELKKRIFIGEGEEPRHLYLQEATALQYIKTDYQVLIYEQLQNIYELLRKREGCILSTAKSNTEKKKRTFSICTEVLEHLDVVSVTKGIHKSRIVEEALKEFLQRYEVSEDSYPDK
- a CDS encoding alpha/beta fold hydrolase encodes the protein MLFRSHTPPFYNELKNPISTSVATIESVTINNRKQSLLIRGQDVNQPILLCCHGGPGMAQIGFIRHFQKDLEKHFIVVNWDQRGAGKSFSWRDIKAPFTIEQFVSDAFEVIKHLLSRFKKQKLFLAGHSWGSIIGLQIANKYPDYIEAYIGIGQIVHMKQNEELLYQHLIHSAKNHGHERALTSLTKLGKPPFLDMRRLIIQRKWLGTFGGAVQNGTSFSFIRKGLFSSEYTWLDWVRFLAGNMKSGTLWKEMLTVDFFSTISKLSVPVYFCSGRFDYQTPYALVQQYCDTIQAPIKKMIWFPSSAHSPNLEEPELFAKSICSIKQELSFQHR
- a CDS encoding Na+/H+ antiporter family protein, whose product is MNAVLVAVAVMLLLSLLRVQVIVAIIIGALTGGLIGGLGISETIHTFTTGLGSSAPIALSYAMLGGFAISLSKTGLPDAMIHTALNVIGNEKDTKKQTYSKVFILFIILAMACFSQNVIPVHIAFIPILIPALLTVLNELKVDRRLVTCLITFGLITPYMWIPAGFGKIYHDVLQTNAQQSGLTFDVTLIPKAMTIPAIGMIIGLFVAVFITYRKPRTYPTEPIHSSTDEIAPYTKRSITFGLLSIIATLSVQLATESMIFGALAGIIVLSISGSLPLKEADAILTSGMRMMSFIGFVMISAAGFGAVLRKTGHVESLVQTSADLIGNSKPLAAFLMLVIGLLVTMGIGSSFSTIPILTTIFVPLCIQLGFSPMATIAIIGTAGALGDAGSPASDSTLGPTSGLNADGRHHHIWDTCVPTFLHYNIPLLIFGFIAAITL
- a CDS encoding LacI family DNA-binding transcriptional regulator, yielding MATIRDVAKLAGVSVATVSRVINEKGYVHEDTVKQVKQAIEELQYKPNAVAKALFKKSSTMIAILVSNLEDPSYITLLRSVEEAAYKEGYQLVICNIENKSGYIDILMQNNIAGVIMTNDIYKQLDNISIPFVVLDEAEALSTYYESARKAVVLLKEKGCHFLAYIGEEVEDETMEEHVSGFLDGVWETGLAYREEKVERPEEKRIIELLRKYPYIDGIVASSDTVAIAAIRAASYLSIRIPEHLQVVGFKGSLQGEWVTPSLTTVGSSFERQGVVAVQKLVGKIKKKQVKLEEVQQEEFLLIERESTK
- a CDS encoding GNAT family N-acetyltransferase, with protein sequence MIQIQKITAKMRETIALFMRENWGSTLMVSRGRTHQLDQLPGFIAIENNRIIGIITYEIKENNCEIVSLDSFKEKKGIGTKLVEYVIGMAKKQYCKKVWLITTNDNTNALRFYQKRGFMMTNLYVDAVKEARKIKREIPLVGYDNIAILHEIQLEKVNI
- a CDS encoding alpha/beta hydrolase; this encodes MKRFFTALLTIVGALIGIGIFFTNKVMYLKKKTEEEILERETKKHFRLEDFNAIPKEEIRIPSQFKYDIHGYYISAGNSNKFMIFCHGVTVNKINSVKYANLFLNRGYNVFIYDHRRHGKTGGKTTSYGYYEKYDLKTVVDWLKERFGTNITLGIHGESMGAATLLQYAGMVEDGADFYIADCPFSDFYGQLQHRLKVEFHLPKWPLLPLANAFLKVRDGYTIREVSPIDCVKNINNPTLFIHSKDDDYILCDMTRALYEAKEINKQLFIAEHGAHACSYNENKQEYEAAVDQFLKTYVKETKNRLA
- a CDS encoding DUF2552 family protein: MNKQLRTLQNVANERTWASFLNDNHPYSLLHWSIAGVGQEPKDVWLLQDEVTFQTTEFQTLDEAVKWISENMEQVTDVLAQ
- a CDS encoding CDGSH iron-sulfur domain-containing protein, producing MMNISVLEGGILLTKVQIKVNDNGSFRITGDVELIDSQGNAFPAKPAFSLCRCGLSKNMPYCDASHKGKFESVVRAPKE